The region GTTTCGGTTACTGCAACCTCTCAATCCCATCTGGCATCATTTCGCCTCTCATTTTGCTGAACGATTTGCTCGTTTGCCCTTTGCATTTGTTCTCGTCACATTCTTTTTCTGGCTGTATCCCCAAGCATTTTGGATTCCTGATGGGGGGCAGTTGTTTCTGGCATTGCTGGTTATTTTCTTGGCGTTTGCCTTGCGCTTTCTAATGCAATACACACTGTCGATGGCTGCTTTCTGGACGGAGCGCGCTAGCTCGTTGGAGCAGTTTGGCTTTTTGTTTTATTTATTTCTGTCAGGAATTATTGCACCGCTGGATGTATTTCCGCCGCTGGTTCGAGAAATTGCCCTCTGGACACCCTACCCTTACTTAATTTACTTTCCTGCTAATTTATTGGTAGGGCTGCCTGTGGATCTGGGGCGAGGGCTATTGGTAATGTTGGGATGGAGTGTGGGCTTGTATATGCTTTATCGCTGGCTATGGCGCAAAGGATTGCGTCAGTATTCGGGAATGGGGGCTTAGTTTGGACTGGGCTGTTGTTCTTGGCGCTTGATGCCTTCGATATTGGTGTGGTCTTCCAGATAGTCCAGAAGCTTGAGAAAGTCAGTGCGCGGCAGCGATCGCCCACCAATTTCCCGAAACGCCAACTGTGGCTTGCCATTCTCAACAATGTGATAGCCCCAATAAAGTAACTGCTTACTATAGCGAATTGCCACCATATCGGGATCAATGTAATGGCAACGCGCATCCTCTGCCATCATCCGCTCAAATTCGGTTTTTAGTAAGCTATTGAGGATGTTGTTTCGGCGATCCTCATCGCTGTGATAGTTGTTAATTAGCACGAACAGTTCAGCAGTTTCGTTGAGCCGACGAATTGCTGTGAAGGTTCGCTTAATCACATCAGCATTCTTATTGATTCCCAGCGGGTTGAGTGTCGTGGGAATAATGCAATAGTTGAACTTTTTGAGGAACTCTTCTGGATTGGCGTCATATTCGGGGCTACAGTCGCAAATCACCACTCGTGCATCAGGGTATTCTTCTTCGTTCCACTCGCTGTAGTTCAAGACAGTGATGGTTGCGCCTAGTTGTCCCTTTGGACCTGGGAGATACACCCCATCTCCCAGCAGTTTACGCAAATTGCTCTGCCGATCCAGGTCAATTAACACTACATCGTAACCATTTAAGGCAAATGCTCCTGCTAGATGAGCGCTGATAGTGGTTTTACCAACGCCACCTTTGCAGGTAAACACGCCGATGTAGGTTAGTTTTGGGCGCGGAGGAGGGGCAGGAATTTCGCCATCTTCCCAAATAATTTGATTGTCTCGGAAACTGCCCAGCGCAATGTCAACCACTTCTTCGGTTCGCATGAAGGTGAAGACAGAGGGAGTATAGCCCGATGCAGAGATCAAAAATCCCCGATTAAACCGGGCAGACATAGGCTGTTCCAGAAAATCTATAAATTTCTCCAATTGTCCGGCATGAACTTTGGCTCGCTGATTGCGGACTTGTACGGCAACACATTCGCCGTCCCGTTCCAGTTCGATGTCGTAGCCTTGGGTTCCCGGCGGGGCTAACTTTGCCGTCCAGCCTTCTTGCTCAAACAGGCTGACGAGAACCTTCTCGAAGTCAGATGAATGCTCAAACTGTGACATGGGCTTCTGTTGACCGCAATTCGCCAGAGGGGTAAAGGTCGCTTATAGAGATTATCTCAAACCTGACCAAAGGCAAAGTACCGTCTTCCGTACATTTGCGATCGCAGGTTACCACTAATGCGCAATTGGCGACCGCTATAGAATCATAAGTAGCCTTCTATCTCCTCTGGCTCATGAAACGCTATTGGCAAGTTTTGAAACTATTTTGGGCAACAGCACTAGCTGCCGAATTAGAGTATCGAATTAACTTTTTAATTGCAACACTCAGCAGCATTGGTGGGTTAATAGGCAGCCTGTTTGGGTTATTTCTGTTTTACCGAACAGGTTACAGCTTTCAAAATTGGAATTGGGATCAGGCATTGATTGTCCTCGGATTGTTTACTCTTTTGCAAGGGTTTTCAGCTACTTTTTTGGCTCCAAATTTGAACCGAATTGTCCGGCACATCCAGCAGGGCACCTTAGATTTTGTTTTATTAAAGCCAATCAATTCACAATTCTGGCTGTCAACTCATACTCTCTCACCCTGGGGTTTGCCAGATTTATTATTTGGTGTGCTGATTATCTTAATTGCCGGAAATCGCCTGGGGGTGCATGTGAGCAATTACTTCATAGGATTGCTACCCATTTTCTTGGGTTTTGTAATCCTCTATAGCTTGTGGTTTATGTTAGGGGCAATGAGTATCTGGTTTGTCAAAATCTACAATGTGACGGAAGTACTGCGAGGTTTGCTAGAAGCCGGACGGTTCCCAACGGTCGCGTATCCCATGGGATATCGGATCTTTTTCACCTTTGTGGTACCAGTTGCGTTTTTGACAACAGTGCCAGCGGAGGTAATTTTGGGACGGGGCAATTGGCACTGGGTTGCGGGAGCAGCGATTTTAGCAGGAGTCTTGCTTTGGCTATCCAGTGCTTTCTGGCGGTTTGCGCTACGGTTCTATACCAGTGCATCGAGTTAGAAGAAGGTTCGAATCTGTGATTTTCCTAGTCACGGCACAAACTGCGT is a window of Leptolyngbyaceae cyanobacterium JSC-12 DNA encoding:
- a CDS encoding ABC-type uncharacterized transport system, permease component (IMG reference gene:2510095321~PFAM: Protein of unknown function (DUF990)) codes for the protein MSQTTPFKKVWRIATTLLSVYYAYMLEYRAELLLWVLSGSLPIILMGIWIQASRTGHFSLTPVEFARYFLAVFLVRQFTVVWVIWEFEREIVEGKLSFRLLQPLNPIWHHFASHFAERFARLPFAFVLVTFFFWLYPQAFWIPDGGQLFLALLVIFLAFALRFLMQYTLSMAAFWTERASSLEQFGFLFYLFLSGIIAPLDVFPPLVREIALWTPYPYLIYFPANLLVGLPVDLGRGLLVMLGWSVGLYMLYRWLWRKGLRQYSGMGA
- a CDS encoding ATPase involved in chromosome partitioning (IMG reference gene:2510095322~PFAM: CobQ/CobB/MinD/ParA nucleotide binding domain), which translates into the protein MSQFEHSSDFEKVLVSLFEQEGWTAKLAPPGTQGYDIELERDGECVAVQVRNQRAKVHAGQLEKFIDFLEQPMSARFNRGFLISASGYTPSVFTFMRTEEVVDIALGSFRDNQIIWEDGEIPAPPPRPKLTYIGVFTCKGGVGKTTISAHLAGAFALNGYDVVLIDLDRQSNLRKLLGDGVYLPGPKGQLGATITVLNYSEWNEEEYPDARVVICDCSPEYDANPEEFLKKFNYCIIPTTLNPLGINKNADVIKRTFTAIRRLNETAELFVLINNYHSDEDRRNNILNSLLKTEFERMMAEDARCHYIDPDMVAIRYSKQLLYWGYHIVENGKPQLAFREIGGRSLPRTDFLKLLDYLEDHTNIEGIKRQEQQPSPN
- a CDS encoding ABC-type uncharacterized transport system, permease component (IMG reference gene:2510095323~PFAM: Protein of unknown function (DUF990)) yields the protein MKRYWQVLKLFWATALAAELEYRINFLIATLSSIGGLIGSLFGLFLFYRTGYSFQNWNWDQALIVLGLFTLLQGFSATFLAPNLNRIVRHIQQGTLDFVLLKPINSQFWLSTHTLSPWGLPDLLFGVLIILIAGNRLGVHVSNYFIGLLPIFLGFVILYSLWFMLGAMSIWFVKIYNVTEVLRGLLEAGRFPTVAYPMGYRIFFTFVVPVAFLTTVPAEVILGRGNWHWVAGAAILAGVLLWLSSAFWRFALRFYTSASS